Proteins found in one Saccharomyces cerevisiae S288C chromosome III, complete sequence genomic segment:
- the MSH3 gene encoding mismatch repair protein MSH3 (Mismatch repair protein; forms dimers with Msh2p that mediate repair of insertion or deletion mutations and removal of nonhomologous DNA ends, contains a PCNA (Pol30p) binding motif required for genome stability) has translation MAGQPTISRFFKKAVKSELTHKQEQEVAVGNGAGSESICLDTDEEDNLSSVASTTVTNDSFPLKGSVSSKNSKNSEKTSGTSTTFNDIDFAKKLDRIMKRRSDENVEAEDDEEEGEEDFVKKKARKSPTAKLTPLDKQVKDLKMHHRDKVLVIRVGYKYKCFAEDAVTVSRILHIKLVPGKLTIDESNPQDCNHRQFAYCSFPDVRLNVHLERLVHHNLKVAVVEQAETSAIKKHDPGASKSSVFERKISNVFTKATFGVNSTFVLRGKRILGDTNSIWALSRDVHQGKVAKYSLISVNLNNGEVVYDEFEEPNLADEKLQIRIKYLQPIEVLVNTDDLPLHVAKFFKDISCPLIHKQEYDLEDHVVQAIKVMNEKIQLSPSLIRLVSKLYSHMVEYNNEQVMLIPSIYSPFASKIHMLLDPNSLQSLDIFTHDGGKGSLFWLLDHTRTSFGLRMLREWILKPLVDVHQIEERLDAIECITSEINNSIFFESLNQMLNHTPDLLRTLNRIMYGTTSRKEVYFYLKQITSFVDHFKMHQSYLSEHFKSSDGRIGKQSPLLFRLFSELNELLSTTQLPHFLTMINVSAVMEKNSDKQVMDFFNLNNYDCSEGIIKIQRESESVRSQLKEELAEIRKYLKRPYLNFRDEVDYLIEVKNSQIKDLPDDWIKVNNTKMVSRFTTPRTQKLTQKLEYYKDLLIRESELQYKEFLNKITAEYTELRKITLNLAQYDCILSLAATSCNVNYVRPTFVNGQQAIIAKNARNPIIESLDVHYVPNDIMMSPENGKINIITGPNMGGKSSYIRQVALLTIMAQIGSFVPAEEIRLSIFENVLTRIGAHDDIINGDSTFKVEMLDILHILKNCNKRSLLLLDEVGRGTGTHDGIAISYALIKYFSELSDCPLILFTTHFPMLGEIKSPLIRNYHMDYVEEQKTGEDWMSVIFLYKLKKGLTYNSYGMNVAKLARLDKDIINRAFSISEELRKESINEDALKLFSSLKRILKSDNITATDKLAKLLSLDIH, from the coding sequence ATGGCGGGACAACCCACAATAAGCAGGTTTTTCAAGAAGGCGGTAAAATCAGAGCTGACGCATAagcaagaacaagaagttGCGGTTGGAAATGGCGCTGGTAGCGAATCCATCTGCCTTGACACTGATGAAGAGGACAATTTATCTTCTGTTGCAAGCACAACAGTAACTAATGATAGCTTTCCACTCAAAGGCAGTGTTTCTTCCAAGAATTCgaaaaattcagaaaagaCTAGTGGTACTTCGACAACATTTAATGATATTGACTTTGCTAAGAAATTGGATAGGATTATGAAAAGACGAAGTGATGAAAATGTTGAGgctgaagatgatgaggaagagGGTGAGGAAGATTtcgtaaaaaaaaaagccagAAAGTCCCCTACAGCGAAACTTACTCCCTTGGACAAACAGGTGAAGGACCTGAAAATGCATCATAGAGATAAAGTGCTTGTTATTAGAGTAGGCTACAAGTACAAATGTTTTGCAGAGGATGCAGTAACGGTTAGCAGAATACTTCACATCAAACTTGTGCCTGGAAAATTGACTATCGATGAGTCTAATCCTCAAGATTGCAATCATAGGCAGTTTGCGTACTGTTCTTTCCCGGATGTCAGATTAAACGTTCACCTAGAGAGACTTGTGCATCATAATTTAAAGGTTGCCGTGGTAGAGCAAGCAGAAACAAGCGCTATTAAGAAGCATGATCCAGGTGCCAGCAAATCAAGcgtttttgaaagaaagatttcaaatgtCTTTACCAAAGCTACATTTGGTGTTAATTCCACCTTTGTCCTTAGGGGGAAACGTATTCTCGGTGATACAAACAGTATATGGGCTTTGTCCCGTGACGTACATCAGGGAAAGGTGGCTAAATATTCCTTAATTTCTGTCAATTTAAATAACGGGGAAGTCGTGTatgatgaatttgaagagCCTAATCTTGCTGATGAGAAACTACAGATACgaatcaaatatttacagCCCATAGAAGTACTGGTAAATACAGATGATCTTCCATTACATGTAgcgaaatttttcaaagatattTCATGTCCTTTAATACACAAGCAGGAGTATGATTTGGAAGATCATGTAGTTCAGGCAATAAAAGTAATGAATGAGAAAATTCAACTCTCGCCGTCTCTCATACGCTTAGTTTCTAAGTTATATTCGCATATGGTTGAGTACAATAATGAGCAGGTGATGTTGATTCCTTCTATCTATTCGCCCTTCGCATCAAAAATACATATGTTACTTGATCCTAACTCCCTGCAAAGTTTGGACATTTTTACCCATGATGGTGGTAAAGGTTCTTTGTTTTGGTTATTGGACCATACAAGGACATCGTTTGGATTAAGAATGTTGAGAGAATGGATTCTCAAACCTTTGGTTGATGTACACCAAATTGAAGAGCGGCTTGATGCCATTGAGTGCATTACATCCGAAATCAACAAcagtatattttttgaatcgTTGAATCAAATGTTGAATCATACCCCTGACTTATTAAGAACTTTAAATCGCATAATGTATGGTACAACTTCTAGAAAAGAAGTCTATTTCTATTTAAAGCAAATAACTTCTTTCGTTGATCACTTCAAGATGCATCAATCTTACCTGTCAGAACATTTCAAGTCATCAGATGGAAGGATAGGCAAACAATCTCCTTTACTTTTTAGACTATTTAGTGAATTGAATGAACTACTTTCTACCACTCAGTTGCCTCATTTTTTGACCATGATCAACGTTTCTGCggtaatggaaaaaaattcagatAAGCAAGtaatggatttttttaatttaaaTAACTATGATTGTTCAGAGggtataataaaaattcaaaggGAAAGCGAATCAGTACGGTCACAGTTAAAGGAAGAATTGGCAGAAATACGAAAATATCTCAAACGTCCATATCTAAATTTTAGAGATGAAGTTGATTACTTAATCGAAGTGAAAAACTCGCAAATTAAGGACTTGCCAGATGATTGGATAAAAGTTAACAATACGAAGATGGTCAGTAGATTTACCACTCCCAGAACCCAGAAACTGACTCAAAAGCTAGAATATTACAAGGACTTATTAATTCGGGAATCTGAACTACAGTATAAAGAATTCTTGAACAAAATTACGGCAGAATATACAGAGCTCCGTAAAATTACACTCAATTTGGCGCAGTATGACTGTATTTTGTCGTTAGCAGCCACATCATGCAACGTAAATTATGTTAGACCAACTTTTGTGAATGGTCAACAAGCCATAATCGCAAAAAATGCAAGAAATCCAATTATCGAGTCGCTGGATGTTCATTATGTACCAAATGATATCATGATGTCCCCAGAAAACGGTAAAATCAATATTATAACGGGGCCGAATATGGGTGGGAAATCATCTTATATTAGACAAGTGGCACTGCTTACTATAATGGCACAGATCGGCTCATTTGTCCCCGCAGAAGAGATCAGATTAAGCATATTTGAAAACGTACTCACTCGAATCGGTGCGCACGATGATATTATAAACGGTGATTCTACTTTTAAAGTGGAAATGCTTGATATCCTACacatcttgaaaaattgcaaTAAACGGtctttactattattaGACGAAGTGGGAAGAGGTACTGGCACGCACGATGGTATAGCAATTTCTTATGCTTTAATAAAGTATTTTTCTGAGTTAAGTGACTGCCCCTTGATATTATTTACTACCCATTTTCCCATGCTGGGAGAAATCAAATCTCCGTTAATAAGGAATTATCATATGGATTACGtggaagaacaaaaaactGGCGAGGACTGGATGAGtgtaatttttctatataAGTTAAAAAAGGGATTGACTTATAATAGTTATGGGATGAATGTGGCGAAATTGGCACGCCTGGACAAAGATATTATAAATCGGGCATTCAGTATTTCAGAAGAATTGCGGAAGGAATCCATTAACGAAGACGCGTTGAAATTATTCAGctctttgaaaagaatattaaaaaGTGATAATATAACAGCAACGGATAAACTCGCGAAATTACTATCATTGGATATCCACTGA
- the CDC39 gene encoding CCR4-NOT core subunit CDC39 (Subunit of the CCR4-NOT1 core complex; this complex has multiple roles in the regulation of mRNA levels including regulation of transcription and destabilization of mRNA by deadenylation; basal transcription factor that increases initiation and elongation; activates the ATPase activity of Dhh1p, resulting in processing body disassembly), whose amino-acid sequence MLSATYRDLNTASNLETSKEKQAAQIVIAQISLLFTTLNNDNFESVEREIRHILDRSSVDIYIKVWERLLTLSSRDILQAGKFLLQENLLHRLLLEFAKDLPKKSTDLIELLKERTFNNQEFQKQTGITLSLFIDLFDKSANKDIIESLDRSSQINDFKTIKMNHTNYLRNFFLQTTPETLESNLRDLLHSLEGESLNDLLALLLSEILSPGSQNLQNDPTRSWLTPPMVLDATNRGNVIARSISSLQANQINWNRVFNLMSTKYFLSAPLMPTTASLSCLFAALHDGPVIDEFFSCDWKVIFKLDLAIQLHKWSVQNGCFDLLNAEGTRKVSETIPNTKQSLLYLLSIASLNLELFLQREELSDGPMLAYFQECFFEDFNYAPEYLILALVKEMKRFVLLIENRTVIDEILITLLIQVHNKSPSSFKDVISTITDDSKIVDAAKIIINSDDAPIANFLKSLLDTGRLDTVINKLPFNEAFKILPCARQIGWEGFDTFLKTKVSPSNVDVVLESLEVQTKMTDTNTPFRSLKTFDLFAFHSLIEVLNKCPLDVLQLQRFESLEFSLLIAFPRLINFGFGHDEAILANGDIAGINNDIEKEMQNYLQKMYSGELAIKDVIELLRRLRDSDLPRDQEVFTCITHAVIAESTFFQDYPLDALATTSVLFGSMILFQLLRGFVLDVAFRIIMRFAKEPPESKMFKFAVQAIYAFRIRLAEYPQYCKDLLRDVPALKSQAQVYQSIVEAATLANAPKERSRPVQEMIPLKFFAVDEVSCQINQEGAPKDVVEKVLFVLNNVTLANLNNKVDELKKSLTPNYFSWFSTYLVTQRAKTEPNYHDLYSKVIVAMGSGLLHQFMVNVTLRQLFVLLSTKDEQAIDKKHLKNLASWLGCITLALNKPIKHKNIAFREMLIEAYKENRLEIVVPFVTKILQRASESKIFKPPNPWTVGILKLLIELNEKANWKLSLTFEVEVLLKSFNLTTKSLKPSNFINTPEVIETLSGALGSITLEQQQTEQQRQIILMQQHQQQMLIYQQRQQQQQQRQQQQQHHISANTIADQQAAFGGEGSISHDNPFNNLLGSTIFVTHPDLKRVFQMALAKSVREILLEVVEKSSGIAVVTTTKIILKDFATEVDESKLKTAAIIMVRHLAQSLARATSIEPLKEGIRSTMQSLAPNLMSLSSSPAEELDTAINENIGIALVLIEKASMDKSTQDLADQLMQAIAIRRYHKERRADQPFITQNTNPYSLSLPEPLGLKNTGVTPQQFRVYEEFGKNIPNLDVIPFAGLPAHAPPMTQNVGLTQPQQQQAQMPTQILTSEQIRAQQQQQQLQKSRLNQPSQSAQPPGVNVPNPQGGIAAVQSDLEQNQRVLVHLMDILVSQIKENATKNNLAELGDQNQIKTIIFQILTFIAKSAQKDQLALKVSQAVVNSLFATSESPLCREVLSLLLEKLCSLSLVARKDVVWWLVYALDSRKFNVPVIRSLLEVNLIDATELDNVLVTAMKNKMENSTEFAMKLIQNTVLSDDPILMRMDFIKTLEHLASSEDENVKKFIKEFEDTKIMPVRKGTKTTRTEKLYLVFTEWVKLLQRVENNDVITTVFIKQLVEKGVISDTDNLLTFVKSSLELSVSSFKESDPTDEVFIAIDALGSLIIKLLILQGFKDDTRRDYINAIFSVIVLVFAKDHSQEGTTFNERPYFRLFSNILYEWATIRTHNFVRISDSSTRQELIEFDSVFYNTFSGYLHALQPFAFPGFSFAWVTLLSHRMLLPIMLRLPNKIGWEKLMLLIIDLFKFLDQYTSKHAVSDAVSVVYKGTLRVILGISNDMPSFLIENHYELMNNLPPTYFQLKNVILSAIPKNMTVPNPYDVDLNMEDIPACKELPEVFFDPVIDLHSLKKPVDNYLRIPSNSLLRTILSAIYKDTYDIKKGVGYDFLSVDSKLIRAIVLHVGIEAGIEYKRTSSNAVFNTKSSYYTLLFNLIQNGSIEMKYQIILSIVEQLRYPNIHTYWFSFVLMNMFKSDEWNDQKLEVQEIILRNFLKRIIVNKPHTWGVSVFFTQLINNNDINLLDLPFVQSVPEIKLILQQLVKYSKKYTTSEQDDQSATINRRQTPLQSNA is encoded by the coding sequence ATGCTATCGGCCACATACCGTGATTTGAACACAGCATCTAATTTAGAAACatcaaaggaaaaacagGCCGCTCAAATCGTCATTGCACAAATTAGTTTATTATTCACGACTCTTAACAACGACAATTTTGAATCCGTGGAAAGAGAAATTAGACATATTTTAGACAGGTCGTCCGTAGATATTTACATAAAAGTTTGGGAACGATTATTAACCTTAAGTTCTCGGGATATTTTACAAGCgggaaaatttttacttcaagaaaatctaCTACACAGACTACTATTAGAATTTGCGAAGGATTTACCGAAGAAAAGCACAGACCTTATtgagcttttgaaagaacGAACCTTCAATAACCAGGagtttcaaaaacaaacagGAATTACATTATCACTTTTCATTGATCTATTTGATAAATCTGCAAACAAGGACATTATAGAGTCACTTGACCGCTCCTCTCAGATTAACGATTTCAAGACAATTAAGATGAATCATACAAATTATttaaggaatttttttcttcaaaccaCACCAGAAACACTAGAGTCCAATCTACGCGACTTATTGCATTCCTTGGAAGGTGAAAGTCTAAATGACTTATTAGCTCTTTTACTGTCCGAAATACTTTCACCTGGGTCTCAGAATTTACAAAATGATCCCACACGGAGTTGGTTGACACCTCCGATGGTTTTAGACGCAACGAACCGTGGGAACGTTATAGCAAGATCTATAAGTTCTCTGCAAGCCAACCAGATAAATTGGAATCGTGTGTTTAATTTAATGTCAACAAAGTATTTCTTGAGCGCACCATTGATGCCTACTACAGCATCTTTGAGTTGCTTATTTGCAGCATTGCACGATGGTCCAgttattgatgaatttttcagttgCGACTGGAAAGTTATTTTCAAACTAGATTTGGCCATTCAACTTCATAAGTGGTCGGTACAGAATGGTTGCTTTGACTTATTAAATGCAGAAGGTACCAGGAAAGTTTCTGAAACCATCCCAAACACAAAGCAATCTTTACTCTACTTATTATCCATTGCATCATTGAATTTAGAATTGTTCCTACAAAGGGAGGAATTGTCTGATGGTCCTATGCTAGCTTATTTTCAAGAGTGcttctttgaagatttCAACTACGCCCCTGAATATCTTATTTTAGCATTAGTCAAAGAAATGAAGCGGTTCGTTTTATTGATAGAAAACAGGACAGTCATAGACGAAATACTTATTACCTTATTGATTCAAGTGCATAATAAATCACCGTCATCGTTCAAGGACGTTATTTCTACAATAACCGATGATTCTAAAATCGTAGATGCAGCAAAAATCATAATCAACTCGGATGACGCACCTATTGCCAACTTTTTAAAATCGTTGTTAGATACGGGAAGATTAGATACGGTCATTAATAAACTTCCTTTCAATGAAgcttttaaaattttgCCATGCGCAAGACAAATTGGTTGGGAGGGGTTCGATACTTTcttaaaaacaaaagtttCTCCATCTAATGTCGATGTAGTGCTGGAATCACTAGAGGTTCAAACGAAAATGACTGATACAAACACTCCATTTAGGTCATTAAAGACATTTGACTTATTCGCTTTTCATTCATTAATTGAAGTACTGAACAAATGCCCACTAGATGTTCTCCAATTACAAAGGTTTGAATCCTTGGAATTTTCCTTATTAATTGCATTTCCTAGATTGATCAATTTTGGTTTTGGACACGATGAAGCTATTTTAGCCAATGGTGACATCGCAGGGATtaataatgatattgaaaaggaGATGCAGAACTATTTACAGAAAATGTATAGTGGTGAGTTAGCCATTAAAGATGTAATCGAACTTCTGAGAAGGTTAAGAGATAGCGACTTGCCAAGGGACCAGGAAGTCTTCACATGTATTACCCATGCCGTTATAGCAGAATCGACATTCTTCCAAGATTATCCATTGGATGCATTGGCTACTACATCTGTTCTTTTTGGATCCATGATTCTCTTTCAACTGTTACGTGGATTCGTATTAGACGTCGCATTTAGGATAATCATGAGGTTTGCCAAGGAGCCTCCAGAGTCCAAGATGTTTAAGTTTGCTGTACAAGCTATTTATGCATTTAGGATACGTTTGGCCGAATATCCACAGTATTGTAAGGACCTCTTGAGAGATGTTCCGGCTTTGAAGTCTCAGGCTCAAGTTTACCAATCTATCGTCGAAGCTGCTACCCTAGCAAATGCTCCAAAGGAAAGGTCAAGACCCGTCCAGGAAATGATCccattaaaattttttgctgtAGATGAAGTTTCATGTCAGATCAATCAAGAAGGTGCTCCTAAAGATGTCGTAGAAAAagttctttttgttctcaACAACGTTACTCTGGCTAACTTGAATAATAAGGttgatgaattgaaaaaaagtttgacaccaaattatttttcttggttttcCACATATTTAGTTACGCAAAGGGCTAAAACAGAACCTAACTATCATGATCTTTATAGCAAGGTTATAGTTGCTATGGGGTCAGGGTTGCTACATCAGTTCATGGTCAACGTTACTTTGAGACAATTATTTGTCCTACTATCTACAAAAGACGAGCAAGCCATCGATAAAAAGCACCTAAAGAATTTGGCTTCATGGTTAGGATGTATCACATTAGCTTTGAATAAACCAATTAAACACAAGAATATCGCATTCAGGGAAATGTTAATCGAAGCTTATAAGGAAAATAGACTTGAAATAGTTGTGCCTTTTGTAACAAAGATTTTACAAAGGGCTTCtgaatcaaaaattttcaagccTCCAAATCCCTGGACTGTTGGCATATTAAAGCTGTTGATTGAGTTGAACGAAAAAGCAAACTGGAAATTAAGTTTGACTTTCGAAGTTGAGGTTTTATTaaaatcttttaatttGACCACCAAATCTCTCAAGCCCTCGAATTTCATCAATACTCCGGAAGTTATAGAAACTTTATCCGGTGCTTTGGGATCAATCACTCTGGAGCAACAACAAACAGAGCAACAAAGGCAAATTATACTAATGCAACAACACCAGCAACAGATGCTAATATATCAACAgagacaacaacaacaacaacaaaggcaacaacaacaacaacatcATATTAGTGCAAATACAATCGCAGACCAACAAGCGGCATTTGGCGGCGAGGGTTCAATTTCACACGACAATCCTTTTAACAACTTACTTGGTTCTACTATTTTTGTAACCCACCCTGACTTGAAGAGGGTATTTCAAATGGCTTTAGCCAAGTCAGTTCGCGAAATTTTGTTGGAAGTAGTCGAAAAGTCATCAGGAATTGCTGTTGTTACGACGACAAAAATAATACTTAAAGACTTTGCCACTGAAGTTGATGAGTCTAAGTTGAAGACGGCTGCAATCATTATGGTAAGGCATTTGGCACAAAGTTTAGCTCGAGCTACTTCAATTGAACCATTGAAAGAAGGCATACGTTCTACTATGCAATCACTAGCACCGAATTTAATgtctctttcttcttcacctGCAGAGGAGCTTGACACGgcaataaatgaaaatattggcATTGCTCTAGTTTTGATTGAGAAAGCATCTATGGACAAGTCTACTCAAGATTTAGCAGACCAATTGATGCAAGCGATTGCTATTCGTCGTTATCACAAGGAAAGAAGGGCAGACCAACCATTTATTACGCAAAATACCAATCCATATTCACTGTCTTTACCAGAACCTCTTGGTTTGAAAAACACTGGTGTTACTCCTCAACAATTCAGGGTATACGAAGAATTTGGTAAGAATATTCCAAACTTGGATGTTATTCCGTTTGCAGGATTGCCCGCTCACGCTCCACCGATGACTCAAAATGTGGGTTTAACTCAGCCTCAGCAACAACAAGCGCAAATGCCTACCCAAATCCTAACCTCCGAACAAATAAGAGctcaacaacaacagcagcaattACAGAAAAGCCGTTTGAATCAGCCATCCCAGTCGGCTCAACCTCCAGGAGTGAATGTCCCAAATCCTCAAGGTGGGATTGCTGCAGTTCAATCAGATTTGGAACAGAATCAACGTGTTCTCGTTCACCTCATGGACATTTTAGTTTCtcaaattaaagaaaatgctaCGAAGAATAACTTAGCTGAATTAGGCGATCAAAACCAAATTAAAACcatcatttttcaaattttgacaTTCATTGCAAAAAGCGCACAAAAGGATCAATTAGCTTTAAAGGTATCCCAAGCTGTCGTTAATAGCCTTTTTGCCACTAGTGAGAGTCCTCTCTGCAGAGAAGTTTTGTCCctacttttggaaaagttATGTTCTTTATCCCTCGTTGCTAGAAAAGACGTTGTCTGGTGGTTAGTTTATGCCTTGGACAGTAGGAAATTCAATGTTCCCGTTATCAGATCCCTTCTAGAAGTTAATTTAATTGATGCTACAGAATTAGATAACGTTTTAGTTACtgcaatgaaaaataaaatggaGAACTCAACTGAATTTGCTATGAAATTAATTCAGAATACTGTCTTGTCTGATGATCCAATTTTGATGAGAATGGACTTCATTAAAACCTTAGAACACTTGGCCTCTTCggaagatgaaaatgtaAAGAAATTCATCAAAGAGTTCGAAGATACTAAGATAATGCCAGTGAGGAAAGGTACCAAAACCACAAGAACAGAAAAGCTTTACTTAGTATTTACGGAATGGGTAAAATTACTTCAAAGAGTTGAGAATAACGACGTAATCACAACTGTTTTTATCAAGCAATTAGTCGAAAAGGGTGTTATCAGCGATACTGATAATTTACTTACATTTGTCAAAAGTTCTCTTGAGCTATCAGTTTCTTCATTCAAAGAAAGTGACCCGACTGATGAGGTTTTCATCGCTATTGATGCTCTAGGATCGCTAATTATAAAATTGTTGATTTTACAGGGTTTCAAAGATGATACAAGAAGAGATTACATAAATGCAATATTTTCTGTGATCGTTTTAGTGTTTGCTAAGGATCATAGCCAAGAGGGTACCACATTCAATGAACGACCATATTTCAGACTATTTTCTAACATCTTATACGAATGGGCTACCATCAGGACGCACAATTTTGTTAGAATATCTGATTCCAGCACTAGGCAGGAGCTGATCGAATTTGATTCTGTATTTTACAACACTTTCTCAGGATATTTGCACGCTCTGCAACCATTTGCCTTCCCTGGATTCTCATTTGCATGGGTGACACTATTATCACACAGAATGTTATTACCAATTATGCTAAGATTACCCAATAAAATAGGTTGGGAAAAGTTAATGCTTTTGATTATCGATTTgtttaaatttttggacCAATACACAAGTAAACATGCAGTCTCTGACGCTGTTTCGGTTGTTTATAAGGGAACACTGCGTGTTATTTTAGGCATTTCGAATGATATGCCATCCTTTTTGATTGAAAATCACTATGAATTAATGAACAATCTACCTCCAACATATTTCCAACTAAAGAATGTTATTTTATCTGCTATTCCTAAGAATATGACCGTTCCCAACCCATATGACGTGGATCTTAATATGGAGGATATTCCAGCATGTAAAGAACTACCTGAAGTCTTCTTTGATCCTGTAATTGATTTACACTCATTGAAAAAGCCAGTTGACAACTACCTACGTATTCCCTCAAATTCATTATTAAGAACAATACTAAGCGCTATTTACAAGGATACCTATGACATAAAAAAGGGCGTAGGCTACGACTTTTTATCTGTTGATAGTAAATTAATTCGCGCTATTGTATTACATGTGGGCATTGAAGCTGGAATAGAGTATAAGAgaacttcttcaaatgcGGTATTTAATACGAAGTCTTCTTATTATACTTTATTGTTCAATCTGATTCAAAATGGTAGCATCGAAatgaaatatcaaattATTCTGTCTATTGTGGAACAATTGCGGTATCCAAACATCCACACCTATTGGTTCAGCTTTGTGTTAATGAATATGTTCAAAAGTGACGAATGGAATGATCAAAAACTTGAAGTCCAAGAAATTATTTTAAGAAactttttaaaaagaattattGTTAACAAACCACATACCTGGGGTGTTTCAGTTTTCTTTACTCAGTTGATAAACAATAACGATATTAATCTTTTAGACCTGCCCTTTGTACAAAGTGTTCCCGAAATTAAACTAATTTTACAACAATTAGTAAAATATTCCAAAAAATACACAACCAGTGAACAAGATGACCAATCCGCCACCATCAATAGAAGGCAAACCCCTCTACAATCCAACGCATAA
- the CDC50 gene encoding aminophospholipid translocase regulatory protein CDC50 (Endosomal protein that interacts with phospholipid flippase Drs2p; interaction with Cdc50p is essential for Drs2p catalytic activity; mutations affect cell polarity and polarized growth; similar to Lem3p; CDC50 has a paralog, YNR048W, that arose from the whole genome duplication) → MVSLFKRGKAPPLTKEGPTSKKPPNTAFRQQRLKAWQPILSPQSVLPLLIFVACIFTPIGIGLIVSATKVQDLTIDYSHCDTKASTTAFEDIPKKYIKYHFKSKVENKPQWRLTENENGEQSCELQFEIPNDIKKSIFIYYKITNFYQNHRRYVQSFDTKQILGEPIKKDDLDTSCSPIRSREDKIIYPCGLIANSMFNDTFSQVLSGIDDTEDYNLTNKHISWSIDRHRFKTTKYNASDIVPPPNWMKKYPDGYTDENLPDIHTWEEFQVWMRTAAFPKFYKLTLKNESASLPKGKYQMNIELNYPISLFGGTKSFVLTTNGAIGGRNMSLGVLYLIVAGLCALFGIIFLVKLIFQPRAMGDHTYLNFDDEENEDYEDVHAENTTLREIL, encoded by the coding sequence ATGGTTTCATTGTTCAAAAGAGGTAAGGCTCCACCGCTCACGAAAGAAGGCCCCACTTCTAAAAAGCCTCCTAACACAGCGTTTAGACAACAAAGGCTTAAGGCATGGCAACCAATACTGTCTCCTCAAAGTGTGCTTCCGTTGTTAATATTCGTTGCATGTATATTTACTCCTATTGGTATTGGACTCATTGTAAGCGCTACTAAGGTACAAGATCTAACAATTGATTATAGTCATTGTGATACAAAAGCATCTACAACTGCTTTTGAAGATATACCAAAGAAGTACATTAAATATCACTTTAAAAGTAAAGTTGAAAATAAACCACAATGGAGGCTAAccgaaaatgaaaatggcGAACAATCATGCGAACTGCAGTTCGAAATCCCAAACGATATCAAGAAAtccatttttatatattataaaataaccaatttttatcaaaatcatcGCAGATATGTCCAATCGTTTGACACAAAGCAAATATTAGGGGAGCCTATCAAAAAAGATGATCTGGATACAAGCTGTAGTCCAATAAGAAGTAGGGAAgacaaaataatatatcCCTGTGGGTTGATCGCTAATTCCATGTTTAATGATACATTTTCTCAGGTGTTGAGTGGTATAGATGACACAGAAGACTATAATTTAACTAACAAGCATATATCATGGAGTATTGATCGTCACAGATTTAAAACCACCAAGTATAATGCTAGCGATATTGTTCCACCGCCAAACTGGATGAAGAAGTATCCCGATGGGTATACAGATGAAAATCTTCCTGATATCCATACTTGGGAAGAGTTCCAGGTATGGATGAGGACTGCAGCCTTTCCCAAGTTTTACAAGTTGacgttgaaaaatgaatctGCTTCTTTACCGAAGGGTAAATATCAAATGAACATTGAGTTGAATTATCCGATTTCACTCTTTGGTGGCACAAAATCATTTGTACTGACTACAAATGGAGCTATTGGTGGTAGAAATATGTCACTAGGCGTACTGTACCTCATCGTTGCAGGGCTTTGCGCCTTATTTGgcatcatttttttggttaAATTAATCTTCCAACCAAGAGCGATGGGTGATCACActtatttgaattttgatgatgaagaaaacgaGGATTATGAGGATGTACACGCAGAGAATACAACATTGAGGGAAATTTTATAG